The Solidesulfovibrio sp. nucleotide sequence CCGACGCGGCCCTGGCCCTGGCCATGATCCGGGCGATCATCGAGGAGGGCTGGTACGACAGGGACTTCGTGGAGGAATACGGCGCGGGATTCGAGGAACTGCGCCAGCGCGTCGCGGCGGCCAGCCCGGCCTGGGCCGAGGCCGTGACCGGCGTGCCGGCCGCGTCCCTGCTGGAGGCGGCCCGGCGCTATGCCCTCGACCGCCCGTCCATCCTGGACTGGGGCGTGTCGCTGGAGCAGAACCCCAACAGCCTGCAAACCGTGCGGGCCGTGGCGATCCTGCGGGGCCTGACCGGCAACCTCGACGTGCCGGGCGGGGACGTCTTCGGGAGCGAACTGGTGGCCGCCTATCCCGTGCTGCGCCAGGCCCTGCCGCCCGACGCCTGGGCCAGGCGCATCGGCGCGGACCGCTTCAAGCTCCTGGGCGGCTTCCGGGCGTTTATGCCCTCGGCCCACATCCCCGGGCTTTTTTCGGCCATGCGCACGGGCGACCCGTACCGGGTGCGGGCGCTGCTGCTTTTCGGCAACAATCCCCTGGCCACGGTGGCCAACAGCCGGGGCGTGCTGGAGTCCCTGCGGGCCCTGGACCTGCTTGTCGTGGCCGACCACTTCCTGACCCCCACGGCCGCCCTGGCTGACTATGTCCTGCCCTCGGCTTACTGGCCGGAGATCGACCAGATCATCGAATTGCCCTTTGTCGCCCCGCGCGCCGTGTTCGCCCACCGCGCGCTGGCCACGGTCGGGGAATGCCGCCAAAACGAGCTGATCCTAAGCGACCTGGCCCGGCGCCTGGGCCTGCCCGGGGCCGACGAGAGCCTGACGGACATTCTGGACCAGCGCCTGGCCCCCATCGGGCTCACCTTCGAGGAGCTCGCCGACCGGTTCATGGTCCTGGCCCCGCCGCGCTACCACCGCTACCGGGACAAGGGCTTCCGCACGCCCAGCCGTAAGGTGGAATTTTCCTGCCGGGCCCTGTCCCGCCTGGGCTACGATCCCCTGCCGTCCTATGCCGAACCGCCGGAAAGCCCGGTCTCCGCCCCGGACGTGGCTCGGGACTATCCCTTGGTCCTGACCACCGGCGCCCGGCGGCCGGAATTCTTCCACAGCGACGGCCGCCAGATCGGGTGCCTGCGCGCCCGCCGGCCCGATCCGCTGGCCGAACTCGGCCCGGAAACGGCCGCCCGGTACGGCATCGCCGACGGCGACTGGGTGCTGGTGACAAGTCCGCGCGGCGAAATCCGCATGCGGGCGCGGGTGACGGCGGACATCCGGGAAGGCGTGGTCAGCATCGACCACGGCTGGTGGTTTCCCGAGCGCGGCGGCTTCGATTTCGGGGCGCTGGCCTCCAATGCCAACGTCCTGACCAACGACGGCCCGCCCTACGATCCGGCCTTCGGCTCCTACCAACTGCGGGGGCTTCTGTGCGCCGTGGCCCGGATATGACGCGGCCGCCCGCCGGGAGTCCCGGGGGCGGCCGCGACGATCGCCGAGGCTACGGTCCGATGTAGATGGGCGGCAGGTACACCCGCACGCCCGGGGCCTGGGGCGCGGGCCGGCAGTAGCCGGCGGCCCAGACGGTGCCCGGCGGGCAGGGGCGCGGATAATACGCCGGCGGCGGCGGCGGCGGATAGTAGCCCGGCGGCGGCGGATAATACGGCATGGGCATGCAGCCGCGCGGCCCGTCCCAGAAATAGCCCGGCGGGCAGGGCGGACGCGCCTCGGCGTCCCGCGCCGCGACCGCGGCGCCGGCGAGGACGCCGGCCAGCAGCAACAGGCAAAGCAGTTTGTTCATACACTTCTCCTGGTTGGGGATCGGCGTCCGAGGTGAAACGCAATCCCACGGCTACCCTTCTGGCACACTCCCGGCTCCTTGGCAAGAAGCCGCTTCACGGCGCGCCGCCACCCAGGCTGATCTGGCGGATGATGGCCGCCACGCGCTCCTGTTGGGCCTCGAAGTTCTCGCGATTCTTGGCCCCACCCGCCCGCACGTAGCTGGCCAGGGCCTCCACGGCCTGGCGCTGCACCTCGTAGAAACCGATCAAAAGCGCCAGGTCCTTTTTCTCCTGCTCGGCCAGCCGCCCCATGAGCCGGTCCTTGAAGGCGGCCAGCACCCAGTCGGCGTAGCGGGCCTGGTCGGCCAGAGCCCGTTCGGCGTTCTCGCGCGGCAAAATCCCCTTCTCGTAGCGGGCGTGGATTCCCTCCAGGGCCTCGTGGCCGAGCACCAGCCCCTGGCCGGCCAGCATGCCGATGGTTTGCAAAAACACGTCCCTGGACGGGTCGCGAGCCGGTTCGGCCGCCGTCGCGGCCATGGCCCAGCCGAGGAAAAGCCCGCTCCACAACACACAGGCCAGCCGTTTCACCGTCACCTCCGGGCATGGTTTTTCGTCCTATACCGCCATGGCCGGCAAAGGAAAAGCGGCACCGGCCGCCGGCCGCACCGAAACGGCCGTGTCCGGCGCCCCCGGCCCGGGGGCGCGTCCGAACAGGCCCGCCCCACCCTCGCGGCGGCATTTTTGGTGGTCGTCGTCCCACGGATCGGATAGGGTCGCAGCCAATACGATCCGGCACCACAGGAGGAAACCATGGTCCGTTTCATTCGCATCATCAGCCTGGCCTTCGTGGCCCTGACGATGTGCTGCGGCACGTCGTCGGCCGCGACAACGCCCTATGACGTCTACGAGGGCAGCAACCTGCGCAGGATCGTGGAGCGCGGCACCCTCGTCGTCGGCATGGAACTCAAGTTCTGGCCCTTCGAGTACGTGGACGAGAAGGGCAAGCCCGTCGGCTTCGACGTGGAGATCGCCCAGACCCTGGCCGACAGGCTGGGGGTCAAGCTGGAGATCAAGGACATGGAATGGACGGGCCTCATCCCGGCCCTGTCCGCCGGCAAGATCGACCTCATCATCTCCGGCATCACCGGCACGCTGGAGCGGGCCAAATCCATCACCTTCACCTCGCCCTATTTCACCACCGGCCTGTGCGCGCTTCTAAGCACCAAGAAGGCGGCCGACGTCGCGGACGTGGCGGCGCTCGACGCGCCGGGGCGGGTGCTGGCGGTCAAGACCGGGACCACGGCCGACCTGGTGGCCACCAAGCGCTTCCCCAAGGCCACCATCAACCGCTACAAGGAAGAGACGGCCTGCGTCCAGGAAGTGGCGGCCGGCCGGGCCGACGCCTTTTTCTACGACCAGCTCTCCATCGCCAAGCACCAGAAGCAGAATCCCGAGACCACCAAGGCGCTCCTTTCGCCCTTTACCTACGAGCCCTACTGCATCGCCCTGGCCAAGGGGGATTTCGACTGGT carries:
- a CDS encoding molybdopterin-dependent oxidoreductase, with translation MAPGDGEFRSICRVCHGGCAARVTVDGGRVVTVRPWPGSPFNRGRMCVKGLATPQAMYHPDRLTHPLRRVGPRGAGKFARVSWDEALSDIAARLDAFRRETGPESVALGQGTGRHHYFHVIRFANTFGTPNWYEPGLANCFIPRITVSNLTYGGFVTGDYCGETPPRTILFWGHNPLVSGPDGELAFPVRDALARGAYGIAVDPRRSETARHCGLWLPIRPGTDAALALAMIRAIIEEGWYDRDFVEEYGAGFEELRQRVAAASPAWAEAVTGVPAASLLEAARRYALDRPSILDWGVSLEQNPNSLQTVRAVAILRGLTGNLDVPGGDVFGSELVAAYPVLRQALPPDAWARRIGADRFKLLGGFRAFMPSAHIPGLFSAMRTGDPYRVRALLLFGNNPLATVANSRGVLESLRALDLLVVADHFLTPTAALADYVLPSAYWPEIDQIIELPFVAPRAVFAHRALATVGECRQNELILSDLARRLGLPGADESLTDILDQRLAPIGLTFEELADRFMVLAPPRYHRYRDKGFRTPSRKVEFSCRALSRLGYDPLPSYAEPPESPVSAPDVARDYPLVLTTGARRPEFFHSDGRQIGCLRARRPDPLAELGPETAARYGIADGDWVLVTSPRGEIRMRARVTADIREGVVSIDHGWWFPERGGFDFGALASNANVLTNDGPPYDPAFGSYQLRGLLCAVARI
- a CDS encoding transporter substrate-binding domain-containing protein — encoded protein: MVRFIRIISLAFVALTMCCGTSSAATTPYDVYEGSNLRRIVERGTLVVGMELKFWPFEYVDEKGKPVGFDVEIAQTLADRLGVKLEIKDMEWTGLIPALSAGKIDLIISGITGTLERAKSITFTSPYFTTGLCALLSTKKAADVADVAALDAPGRVLAVKTGTTADLVATKRFPKATINRYKEETACVQEVAAGRADAFFYDQLSIAKHQKQNPETTKALLSPFTYEPYCIALAKGDFDWWQWLEMYLATIKADGTLETIRAKYFKDILGQ